A portion of the Adhaeribacter radiodurans genome contains these proteins:
- a CDS encoding glycoside hydrolase family 3 N-terminal domain-containing protein, which yields MKHILTIIFFLYSILASGQQFLQTSPAAQRWVDSTFKHLSKNEKIAQLMVVRLSERKGTEVAFYDKEVAEDLKKYNIGSVCLFQGKSTQHAAILNKLQSQARTPLLVTVDGETGLGMRFSDVTPFPNQLTLGAISDASLAYKLGSAIGEQCKRMGIQVDYAPVVDINNNPDNPVINFRSLGEDKYKVALFAGQIMKGMQDKGVMACLKHFPGHGDVAVDSHLDLPVINKTMPQLEELELYPFRQLIQQGVGSVMVAHLYIPTIDTIRNQATSLSRINVSGLLRSELGFKGLTFTDALEMKGVTKFYPQGEASVQSLIAGNDMLCLPGDVETSIKAIRKARREHRLTWAEIDEKVKKVLLAKYNLGLNKKIIIDTTRLAAGLNSQVTILKREIYQQAITLVRQTDPSVLPLTPGKKVAYVGIGITEPNHFAKQLQQTYGAECFYLGYKSDTTQARAILNSLRGKQYDAIILGLHQYQRYPANNFGISAGALQLLQQIQQIPNTLSLAFGNPYALKNFAGARNLIAAYEDDEVMQEVAVNVLKGITPTQGKLPVTVSPEYVYGSGIKTDFNLPTVAPELVGLDSNKLNQIDSLANNAIAKGAVPGCVILVAKNGKIAFHRAYGHLEYNKKEPITLETVYDLASVTKISATTMAVMKLFEEGKLDLQKTLGDYLPEVKGSDKAPLTIKDILLHQAGLIAFITFYKETMDEATGKPKPGIYSSVANSRYPFRVGEDMYLRRDWADTLSKRIIQSKLGPANTYVYSDNDFIYLGKVVAQISGLPLDEYVRSTFYLPLGMRTTTFKPREHLPLNSIAPTEYEPFFRNQLVRGDVHDPGAALFGGVAGHAGLFSNAYDLAKLYQLLLNGGELNGVRLFKKETIYFFTAYHSNISRRGLGFDKPEKDNATRKTPYPTLSASEATFGHTGFTGTCVWADPKSDLLFIFLSNRVNPRVNNKLMEMNVRGSIQEVVYQSIIKPTAKILNTTNKLANSQLKTSKVKKPRSRS from the coding sequence ATGAAGCATATTCTTACCATTATTTTTTTCTTGTATTCCATTCTGGCATCCGGTCAGCAATTCTTACAAACCTCACCGGCAGCCCAACGTTGGGTGGATAGCACGTTTAAGCATTTATCTAAAAACGAAAAAATAGCGCAATTAATGGTTGTCCGCCTGTCCGAACGAAAAGGCACGGAGGTGGCATTTTATGATAAAGAAGTAGCGGAAGATTTAAAAAAATATAATATTGGTTCCGTGTGCCTTTTCCAGGGAAAATCAACGCAGCACGCTGCCATTTTAAACAAACTGCAATCGCAGGCGAGAACGCCCTTGTTAGTTACCGTGGATGGGGAAACCGGTTTGGGCATGCGTTTTTCCGATGTAACTCCTTTTCCGAACCAATTAACCTTAGGTGCCATTTCGGATGCATCTTTGGCGTACAAACTTGGTAGTGCAATTGGCGAACAATGCAAACGAATGGGTATTCAGGTGGATTATGCTCCGGTGGTAGATATTAATAATAACCCGGACAATCCGGTTATAAATTTCCGGTCTTTGGGCGAGGATAAATACAAAGTTGCCTTATTCGCCGGCCAGATTATGAAAGGAATGCAGGATAAAGGCGTAATGGCTTGCTTAAAGCATTTTCCGGGCCACGGCGATGTTGCTGTAGATTCGCACCTGGACTTACCGGTTATTAATAAAACCATGCCGCAACTGGAGGAACTGGAATTATACCCTTTCCGGCAATTAATTCAGCAAGGCGTGGGCAGCGTTATGGTAGCGCACTTATATATCCCTACTATCGATACTATCCGTAACCAGGCAACCTCACTTTCCCGCATAAACGTGAGCGGCTTACTTCGTAGTGAATTAGGTTTTAAAGGGCTTACCTTTACCGATGCTTTGGAAATGAAAGGAGTTACTAAATTTTACCCGCAAGGGGAAGCATCCGTCCAATCTCTGATAGCTGGTAACGACATGCTTTGCTTACCCGGCGATGTGGAAACCAGTATTAAAGCCATTCGGAAAGCCCGCCGCGAACACCGACTTACCTGGGCCGAAATAGATGAAAAAGTAAAAAAAGTTTTGCTGGCCAAATATAATTTAGGCTTAAATAAAAAAATAATTATTGATACTACCCGGTTGGCGGCTGGCTTAAACTCCCAGGTAACTATTCTTAAAAGAGAAATTTACCAGCAGGCTATTACTTTAGTGCGGCAAACCGACCCTTCAGTACTACCTTTAACCCCAGGTAAAAAAGTAGCATATGTGGGAATTGGCATTACCGAACCCAACCATTTTGCAAAGCAATTGCAACAAACATACGGGGCCGAGTGCTTTTATTTAGGCTATAAATCCGATACAACTCAGGCGCGGGCTATTTTAAATTCTTTGCGAGGCAAACAATACGACGCCATTATTCTGGGCTTACACCAGTATCAAAGGTATCCGGCGAATAATTTTGGGATAAGTGCCGGAGCTCTCCAGTTATTACAGCAAATTCAGCAAATACCCAACACCCTGAGCCTGGCTTTTGGCAATCCGTATGCTCTAAAAAACTTTGCAGGAGCCCGCAATTTAATTGCCGCATACGAAGACGATGAGGTGATGCAGGAAGTGGCGGTAAACGTGTTAAAAGGAATAACTCCCACTCAGGGAAAATTACCTGTGACCGTATCGCCGGAATATGTATATGGCAGCGGCATTAAAACTGATTTTAATTTACCAACCGTTGCGCCTGAGCTGGTGGGTTTAGACTCTAATAAATTAAACCAGATTGATTCTTTGGCGAATAATGCCATTGCGAAGGGAGCTGTTCCGGGTTGTGTAATATTAGTAGCTAAAAATGGTAAAATTGCCTTTCATAGAGCGTATGGACACCTTGAATATAACAAAAAGGAACCGATAACCCTGGAAACAGTTTATGACCTGGCTTCGGTAACTAAAATTTCGGCTACTACCATGGCAGTTATGAAATTATTTGAAGAAGGGAAATTGGATTTGCAGAAAACGCTCGGCGATTATTTACCCGAGGTGAAAGGTTCAGATAAAGCGCCTCTTACCATTAAAGATATTCTGCTCCACCAGGCAGGCCTGATTGCTTTTATCACCTTTTATAAAGAAACCATGGATGAAGCAACCGGTAAACCTAAACCCGGAATTTACAGCTCTGTTGCCAATTCCAGGTATCCATTCCGGGTAGGAGAAGATATGTATTTACGTCGGGATTGGGCCGATACTTTATCTAAACGGATTATTCAAAGTAAATTAGGTCCGGCCAATACGTACGTTTATAGCGATAATGATTTTATTTATTTAGGTAAAGTAGTTGCCCAGATATCAGGATTACCCTTAGATGAATACGTGCGGAGTACCTTTTATTTGCCGCTAGGTATGAGGACTACCACCTTTAAACCGCGGGAACATTTACCACTTAACAGCATAGCTCCAACCGAGTACGAGCCTTTTTTCCGTAATCAGTTAGTTCGCGGCGATGTGCATGATCCCGGAGCAGCTCTTTTTGGCGGGGTGGCCGGACACGCCGGTTTATTTAGTAATGCTTACGATTTAGCCAAGCTATACCAGTTATTATTAAATGGCGGCGAATTAAACGGTGTCCGTTTATTTAAAAAAGAAACAATTTATTTTTTTACCGCTTATCACAGCAACATAAGCCGCCGCGGATTAGGCTTTGATAAGCCGGAAAAAGATAATGCTACTCGCAAAACTCCTTACCCAACTTTAAGTGCATCGGAGGCTACCTTTGGCCATACTGGTTTTACGGGAACCTGTGTTTGGGCCGATCCTAAAAGCGACTTATTGTTTATATTTCTGTCTAACCGGGTCAATCCAAGGGTAAATAATAAATTAATGGAGATGAACGTGCGCGGCTCCATTCAGGAGGTAGTATATCAATCAATTATTAAACCTACCGCTAAAATTTTAAATACCACTAATAAACTGGCTAATAGTCAATTGAAAACCAGTAAGGTTAAAAAGCCACGTAGTAGAAGTTAA
- a CDS encoding ester cyclase → MMTTEESRQFILEYIGAISNSKSEAVIDKYVADPELKGHVLFFEAGLPNYQLIPKDIITEGNKVVIRFVLEGEHKGDLFGIPPTGRKVSTEGIIIYEVDNNKIVKHWMQADSNTLMQQLSAVKVNS, encoded by the coding sequence ATGATGACTACCGAAGAAAGTCGCCAGTTTATTTTAGAGTATATTGGCGCCATTAGCAACAGCAAGTCCGAAGCAGTGATTGATAAATATGTAGCTGATCCGGAATTAAAAGGACATGTTTTATTCTTTGAAGCAGGTTTACCTAATTACCAGCTAATCCCAAAAGATATTATTACGGAAGGCAATAAAGTAGTTATTCGGTTTGTTCTGGAAGGCGAACACAAAGGTGACCTTTTTGGAATTCCACCAACTGGACGTAAAGTAAGTACAGAAGGCATTATTATTTATGAGGTGGATAATAACAAAATTGTTAAACATTGGATGCAAGCCGATTCGAATACCTTAATGCAGCAGCTAAGTGCCGTTAAAGTAAATAGCTGA
- a CDS encoding DUF481 domain-containing protein has protein sequence MNTRFTPYCCRLLLALPLIFLGFCANAQQPTGTPVRQDSILGMPADSIPKPKAAILDSLSYRFIGDGNFSRGNVNRSLLVLRAEINLLGPAINISTNPRFTYGKQNRILAERDTYVDLFIDVFKKRKVYVFGLGTIERSNLRGIDWRKLAGAGVGFRLFQNDRHNVSLTDAVIYESTNFEERPTTSIVRNSMRLKGKHSFLNDRMRLTHISFYQPAINNFSNVRWNTLITLELPINRWVSMRGSFENSYESVVDVTRKRNDTRFTFGISIGNRQ, from the coding sequence ATGAATACACGCTTTACTCCTTACTGTTGCCGGTTATTATTAGCGTTACCGTTAATTTTTCTAGGTTTTTGTGCAAATGCCCAGCAACCCACTGGTACACCGGTCCGACAAGACTCTATCCTGGGCATGCCTGCAGATAGTATTCCTAAACCTAAAGCTGCTATTCTAGATAGTTTAAGTTACCGATTTATTGGAGATGGTAATTTTTCGCGGGGTAATGTAAACCGCAGCTTATTGGTTTTACGCGCCGAAATTAATCTTCTCGGGCCAGCTATTAATATTTCTACTAATCCGCGGTTTACTTACGGCAAACAGAACCGGATTTTAGCCGAACGTGACACGTACGTAGATTTATTTATAGATGTTTTTAAGAAACGGAAAGTGTACGTATTTGGCTTAGGAACCATTGAAAGAAGCAATTTACGTGGTATAGATTGGCGTAAATTAGCTGGGGCTGGAGTTGGTTTCCGCCTCTTCCAAAACGATCGCCATAATGTGTCCTTAACCGATGCCGTTATTTATGAATCTACCAATTTTGAAGAACGCCCTACTACTTCCATCGTTCGAAATTCAATGCGGTTAAAAGGAAAACATTCTTTTTTAAACGATAGAATGCGGCTCACGCATATTAGTTTTTACCAACCAGCCATCAATAATTTTTCGAATGTACGCTGGAATACTTTAATAACTTTAGAATTACCAATAAACCGGTGGGTAAGTATGCGAGGTAGTTTTGAGAACTCCTATGAAAGTGTGGTGGATGTTACCCGGAAACGAAATGATACGCGCTTTACGTTTGGTATTTCGATAGGTAACCGTCAATAG
- a CDS encoding TetR/AcrR family transcriptional regulator: protein MLALRERILNRALELFIYRGIKSTSMDDIAQDLGISKKTVYKWFENKDHLIEEMLKTSLCCSVETEITSQENAVQEFCFTLNNLLQRFIAIHASFFNDLRKYYPTAHDLWESFKEETIIQRFRTNFSRGIQTGLYRAELDPEVLAQLYISQLEGIFYSETFQPEKFKRLEIYRLNVKLFASGIVTSAGQKFLPEFTQTVERMN, encoded by the coding sequence TTGCTGGCATTGAGAGAGAGAATTTTAAACCGGGCTTTAGAATTATTTATTTATCGGGGCATAAAAAGCACATCCATGGATGATATAGCCCAGGACCTGGGTATATCTAAAAAAACAGTTTACAAATGGTTCGAAAACAAAGACCATTTAATTGAAGAAATGCTGAAAACCAGTCTTTGCTGTTCCGTTGAAACAGAAATTACGAGCCAGGAAAATGCAGTGCAGGAATTTTGTTTTACGTTAAATAACCTTCTGCAAAGATTTATAGCTATTCATGCTTCTTTCTTTAATGATCTGAGAAAATATTACCCTACGGCTCATGATTTATGGGAAAGTTTTAAAGAAGAAACCATAATTCAGAGGTTTAGAACTAACTTTAGCCGGGGAATTCAAACCGGACTTTACCGCGCCGAATTAGATCCGGAAGTTTTAGCGCAGTTGTACATTAGCCAGTTAGAAGGGATATTTTATTCTGAAACTTTTCAACCCGAAAAATTTAAACGTTTAGAAATTTACCGGTTAAATGTAAAACTATTCGCTTCTGGTATCGTTACCAGCGCCGGTCAGAAATTTTTACCTGAATTTACCCAGACTGTTGAACGAATGAATTAA
- a CDS encoding efflux RND transporter permease subunit — MNITKLSIQRSTIVVVVFTVLTLLGVGAYKSLNYELLPKFSPPVLTITTLYPGASPSEVENSVTKEIEDAISSLENVDNIKSTSQESFSIIVINLKQGTNVDLSLQDAQRKVNAILAQLPEDADPPALGKFDFDDLPIIKMGATANMPATDFFDLIDNQIKPQLSRAQGVAQIKILGGQEREIKINLNANKLEAYGISSLQVMQMVRSSNLDFPTGEIKDANGQTQIRLAGKFSSLNQLQNLVIRQDNRGVVRLSDLAEVQDSQKDVEILSRINSKPSVGITIQKQSDANAVEVSEQTRATLAQLEKTYANVGLKFNIANDSSQFTLEAADSVMHDLFLAVILVAVVMLLFLHSLRNAVIVMISIPASLVATFIAIYLFGFSLNLMSLMAISLVVGILVDDAIVVIENIYRHMEMGKKPAQAAYDGIREISATVTSITLVIVVVFVPLALSSGLVSDILRQFAVVVAVATLISLFVAFTLIPLLASRFSKLEHVSNKNLFGRFILAFERFLDRVIEVFASTLKWAFNHKIVVLTLTVVAFVGSVMLIPAGFIGSEFIGNGDRGEVNFQLELPKNATVEQTNAATTKIENYLQKYPEITRVFTTVGATSSSQQGQSSAYESEVFVALVPVEKRDFSTEKFSRLVKAEVESLIPGVKVTPVPVGLVGSSQAPIQIVLSGPNLDTLLNFSQRVMNEVVKVPGTSDVETSVEGGNPEIEVAVDRDKMASLGLTLETVGAGMQVAFSGNTDAEYRQGTNNYDINIRLDEFDRRNVTDIANLAFVNNAGQTIRLGQFADIKQSSGPSKLERTDRVTSVNVNSQVVGRPSGSVGAEIQQRLAALKMPQGVGITYEGNLKNQSEGFGTLGVALLASIIFMYLIMVGLYDSYVYPFVVLFSIPLAIIGALLALALASETLSIFSILGIIMMIGLVAKNAIMVVDFTNKLKSEGVPVKQALVEAVRIRFRPILMTTLAMVIGMLPIALAGGAVAASKNGLAWALIGGLSSSMFLTLIVVPIIYYIFDRILAKFGLDKTTKIELEDKTVEELERETAEMEEKLMHA, encoded by the coding sequence ATGAATATAACGAAATTATCCATACAGCGGTCGACCATTGTGGTAGTGGTTTTCACCGTGTTAACCTTGCTGGGGGTTGGGGCTTACAAATCGTTGAATTACGAGTTGTTGCCAAAATTCAGTCCGCCGGTACTTACTATTACCACCTTGTATCCGGGTGCTTCGCCTTCGGAGGTAGAAAACTCAGTAACCAAGGAAATTGAAGATGCGATTTCTTCCCTGGAAAACGTGGACAATATTAAAAGTACCTCGCAGGAAAGCTTCTCGATTATTGTTATCAATTTAAAACAAGGTACCAACGTTGATTTAAGTTTGCAGGATGCGCAGCGGAAAGTAAACGCTATTCTGGCCCAGTTGCCCGAGGATGCCGACCCACCTGCTTTAGGTAAATTCGACTTCGACGATTTGCCCATTATTAAAATGGGCGCTACCGCGAATATGCCCGCTACCGATTTTTTCGACTTGATCGATAACCAGATTAAGCCGCAATTATCCCGGGCGCAAGGGGTAGCACAAATTAAAATCTTAGGTGGTCAGGAACGCGAAATTAAAATTAACCTGAACGCCAATAAACTCGAAGCCTACGGCATTTCTTCGTTGCAGGTAATGCAAATGGTACGGAGCTCTAACTTAGACTTCCCGACGGGTGAGATTAAAGATGCGAACGGCCAAACCCAAATTCGATTGGCTGGTAAGTTTTCTTCTTTAAACCAATTGCAAAATTTAGTAATCCGCCAGGATAACCGGGGTGTCGTGCGCTTAAGCGATTTAGCAGAGGTACAAGATTCCCAGAAAGACGTAGAAATCCTTAGCCGGATAAATTCTAAACCGTCCGTAGGTATTACTATCCAGAAACAATCGGATGCTAATGCCGTGGAAGTAAGTGAACAAACCCGCGCTACTTTGGCTCAGTTAGAAAAAACGTACGCCAACGTTGGTCTTAAATTTAATATTGCAAACGATAGCTCGCAATTTACCCTGGAAGCCGCCGATTCGGTTATGCACGACTTGTTCTTAGCCGTTATCCTGGTAGCCGTGGTAATGTTATTGTTCCTGCATAGCTTACGCAACGCGGTAATTGTAATGATTTCCATTCCGGCTTCTTTGGTAGCAACCTTTATTGCCATTTACTTGTTTGGCTTCTCCTTGAACCTGATGTCTTTAATGGCGATTTCGTTAGTTGTAGGTATTCTGGTGGATGATGCGATTGTGGTGATTGAAAATATATACCGGCACATGGAGATGGGTAAGAAACCGGCGCAAGCTGCTTACGATGGTATCCGGGAAATTAGCGCTACGGTAACCTCCATTACTTTGGTAATTGTGGTGGTATTCGTGCCGCTGGCTCTATCTAGTGGTTTGGTATCGGATATTCTGCGGCAGTTTGCCGTGGTAGTGGCCGTTGCAACTTTAATTAGTTTGTTCGTAGCGTTTACCTTGATTCCGCTGTTAGCCAGCCGTTTTTCTAAATTGGAGCACGTTTCAAATAAGAACTTGTTTGGCCGCTTTATTTTGGCTTTCGAACGTTTCCTGGACCGGGTAATTGAGGTATTTGCCAGCACTCTAAAATGGGCTTTTAACCACAAAATTGTAGTATTAACTTTAACTGTGGTGGCCTTTGTGGGTTCGGTCATGTTAATCCCAGCCGGTTTTATCGGTAGCGAATTTATTGGTAACGGTGACCGGGGAGAAGTTAACTTCCAGTTAGAGTTACCTAAGAATGCAACCGTAGAACAAACCAATGCCGCTACTACTAAAATTGAAAACTATCTGCAAAAGTATCCAGAGATTACCCGGGTATTTACAACGGTAGGCGCTACATCTTCGTCGCAGCAAGGTCAGAGTTCGGCTTATGAATCCGAGGTGTTCGTGGCATTGGTGCCCGTGGAAAAACGTGATTTTAGCACCGAGAAATTCAGCCGTTTGGTTAAGGCCGAAGTAGAAAGCTTAATTCCTGGAGTAAAAGTAACGCCAGTTCCGGTTGGTTTAGTGGGTAGCTCCCAGGCTCCGATCCAGATTGTGTTGTCTGGTCCTAACCTGGATACTTTATTAAATTTCTCGCAGCGGGTAATGAACGAGGTAGTAAAAGTACCTGGTACTTCTGACGTGGAAACTTCGGTGGAAGGTGGTAATCCGGAAATTGAAGTAGCCGTAGATCGCGATAAAATGGCCAGTTTAGGTTTAACTCTGGAAACGGTAGGAGCAGGTATGCAGGTAGCATTTAGCGGCAATACCGATGCCGAATACCGCCAAGGTACCAACAACTACGACATTAACATTCGTCTGGATGAGTTCGACCGCCGCAACGTTACCGACATTGCAAATTTAGCATTCGTGAACAATGCCGGACAAACCATTCGTTTAGGTCAGTTTGCGGATATCAAACAATCCTCCGGACCTTCTAAACTGGAGCGTACCGACCGGGTAACTTCCGTTAACGTAAACTCACAGGTGGTAGGTCGTCCGTCTGGTTCGGTGGGTGCGGAGATTCAGCAAAGATTAGCGGCTCTTAAAATGCCGCAAGGAGTAGGTATTACTTACGAAGGTAACCTGAAAAACCAATCCGAAGGTTTTGGTACTTTAGGAGTAGCCTTACTCGCTTCCATTATCTTCATGTATTTGATTATGGTGGGCTTGTACGACAGTTACGTGTATCCGTTTGTAGTATTGTTCTCTATTCCATTGGCGATTATCGGTGCTTTACTGGCCCTGGCATTAGCATCTGAAACCTTGAGTATTTTCTCTATCCTGGGTATTATCATGATGATTGGTCTGGTAGCGAAGAACGCGATTATGGTGGTTGACTTTACGAACAAGCTGAAGTCGGAGGGAGTACCAGTGAAGCAAGCCTTGGTGGAAGCTGTGCGGATTCGTTTCCGTCCGATTCTGATGACTACTCTGGCGATGGTAATTGGTATGTTGCCGATTGCGTTAGCCGGTGGGGCCGTAGCTGCTTCTAAAAACGGTTTGGCTTGGGCCTTGATTGGTGGTTTGAGCAGTTCGATGTTCTTAACCCTGATTGTAGTACCGATTATCTACTACATCTTCGACCGGATTTTAGCTAAGTTTGGCTTAGACAAAACCACGAAGATTGAGCTGGAAGATAAAACCGTAGAAGAGCTGGAACGCGAAACTGCGGAGATGGAAGAAAAGCTGATGCACGCTTAA
- a CDS encoding efflux RND transporter periplasmic adaptor subunit, with the protein MKKLIYILVALVLVGAVAFKLIRNKEEMATEASVAEIKSEAISVQVTAPKVGKIDKSFNAQGNFRPVQTLTLLSEATGQIQQVSKRKGDRVRQGELLVQVEANTAKADLATIEANYEKAKRDLGRFENLASGEAITKRQLEDARLQVQTTQAQLINARQRVAKTRITAPISGEINEMYIEVGSYLNAGTKLYDIVNVDRLKLNVKVDEAQVLLIKKGAKVEVKADVNAGQTFPGVVTAIAAQADNSLKYDVEIEVKNSNANSLRAGMYGTAAFEIADTRDALLIPREAIVGSIQDPSVYVVENNVARLRKVKIGTITQDQVEIAQGLKAGEKVVQSGQINLRDGLKVSVL; encoded by the coding sequence ATGAAAAAACTGATTTATATTCTGGTTGCGCTGGTACTCGTAGGTGCGGTAGCGTTTAAATTAATTCGGAATAAAGAAGAAATGGCCACCGAAGCCTCGGTAGCCGAAATTAAAAGCGAAGCCATTTCGGTGCAGGTAACCGCACCTAAAGTGGGTAAAATAGATAAATCTTTTAACGCCCAAGGTAATTTCAGGCCGGTGCAAACCTTAACCTTACTGTCCGAAGCTACTGGTCAAATCCAGCAAGTATCAAAGCGGAAAGGCGACCGGGTACGTCAGGGTGAATTATTGGTGCAGGTAGAAGCCAATACTGCCAAAGCAGATTTAGCTACTATTGAAGCTAATTACGAAAAAGCCAAAAGAGATTTAGGCCGCTTTGAGAACTTAGCTTCCGGCGAAGCTATTACTAAACGCCAGTTAGAAGATGCCCGCTTACAAGTGCAAACCACCCAGGCGCAGTTAATAAATGCCCGCCAACGGGTAGCTAAAACCCGCATCACGGCCCCTATTTCCGGAGAAATTAACGAAATGTACATCGAAGTAGGTTCTTATTTAAATGCCGGCACCAAGCTGTACGACATCGTGAATGTAGACCGCTTGAAATTGAACGTGAAAGTAGACGAAGCTCAAGTATTATTAATTAAAAAAGGCGCTAAAGTAGAAGTTAAAGCCGATGTAAACGCGGGTCAAACTTTCCCGGGTGTTGTTACGGCTATTGCGGCGCAAGCCGATAACTCATTAAAATACGACGTGGAGATTGAGGTGAAAAATTCAAATGCGAATAGCTTACGGGCTGGCATGTACGGTACTGCTGCTTTCGAAATTGCTGATACCCGCGACGCACTTTTAATCCCGCGCGAAGCTATTGTAGGTAGCATTCAGGATCCATCAGTTTACGTGGTTGAAAACAATGTTGCCCGCTTACGCAAAGTAAAAATTGGTACCATTACCCAGGACCAGGTGGAGATTGCCCAAGGTTTAAAAGCCGGCGAGAAGGTAGTACAAAGCGGCCAGATTAACCTACGCGATGGCTTAAAAGTGAGTGTTCTTTAA
- a CDS encoding TolC family protein: MKKLVYLTGLLLFLFQPGFSQTQPAPGAKLSLPEALKFAIANNETIKKAQLDEKGAEYKIKETKGSGLPQISGTGTVTTYPALATQLLPGELAGQPGTLIPVQFGTKYNTSGGIQLQQLLFRKSFFIGLQAAHTTQDLFALRTQMSEEEVIYNVSSAYMQLLQTKEQFATIDANFKRLEQLEKILTLQYKNDVATKVELNRVTVNKTNLENSRQTLNAAYDQQLNALKFFMAVPMNQTIEVDDAAVVLDIPIPAQDDDQAILADKVDFKLLNTQKDLYKLNVKNISSGYTPSLSAIGNYSYNAQRNEFNFFDGNQPWFKAVSIGVQLNVPIFDGFQRRNQIRQAQIDVDKTEQDISQLTRNTQMNLENARTQIETSLSSIQAQERNVNLAQEVYRNTNELYKEGLAPLTDVLDTEVSLREAQTNLNSERLKYQIAQLSYLQAKGGLKTLLK, encoded by the coding sequence GTGAAAAAACTAGTTTACCTAACCGGCTTGTTGCTATTCTTATTTCAGCCGGGATTTTCGCAAACGCAACCAGCGCCTGGAGCGAAGCTATCGCTGCCGGAGGCTCTCAAGTTTGCAATCGCGAATAACGAAACCATTAAGAAAGCACAACTCGATGAAAAGGGTGCGGAATATAAAATTAAAGAAACCAAAGGGTCTGGCTTACCCCAAATTAGCGGTACTGGTACGGTAACCACATATCCGGCTTTAGCTACCCAATTACTTCCCGGCGAATTAGCCGGTCAGCCTGGTACGCTTATTCCGGTGCAGTTTGGTACCAAGTATAATACCAGCGGGGGTATTCAATTACAACAATTGCTGTTTCGTAAATCTTTCTTTATTGGCTTACAGGCGGCGCATACTACCCAGGATTTATTTGCATTGCGCACCCAAATGAGCGAGGAAGAAGTGATTTACAACGTGAGTTCGGCTTATATGCAATTGCTGCAAACCAAAGAACAGTTTGCTACCATCGATGCCAACTTTAAACGGCTGGAACAACTGGAAAAAATATTAACCCTCCAGTACAAAAACGACGTAGCGACCAAAGTAGAGTTAAACCGAGTAACGGTAAACAAAACCAACCTGGAAAATAGCCGGCAAACTTTAAACGCCGCTTATGACCAGCAATTGAATGCCCTGAAATTTTTTATGGCCGTGCCCATGAACCAGACAATTGAAGTGGATGATGCAGCGGTGGTGTTGGATATTCCTATTCCTGCGCAAGACGATGACCAAGCTATACTGGCCGATAAAGTAGATTTTAAATTACTGAACACGCAAAAAGACTTGTATAAGTTAAACGTGAAAAACATCAGCTCTGGTTATACGCCGTCTTTGTCAGCGATAGGTAATTACAGCTATAACGCCCAACGGAACGAGTTCAACTTTTTCGATGGTAATCAACCGTGGTTTAAGGCGGTGTCTATTGGGGTGCAATTAAACGTTCCCATTTTCGACGGCTTCCAGCGGAGAAATCAGATTCGGCAGGCCCAAATAGATGTAGATAAAACCGAGCAGGATATTAGCCAGTTAACTCGCAACACGCAGATGAACCTGGAAAATGCCCGCACCCAAATCGAAACCAGTTTATCTTCTATTCAGGCGCAGGAGCGAAATGTAAATCTGGCACAGGAAGTATACCGCAATACAAATGAATTATACAAAGAAGGTTTAGCCCCACTTACCGACGTGTTAGATACCGAAGTAAGCTTACGGGAAGCGCAAACTAACCTGAACAGCGAAAGATTAAAATATCAAATAGCGCAATTATCTTATTTACAAGCCAAAGGCGGATTAAAAACTTTATTAAAATAG
- a CDS encoding GbsR/MarR family transcriptional regulator, with protein sequence MMLSEKQKVMVEKVGISHEMAGMQPAAARIMGLLYVADKPELTFDEITDCLHIAKSATSNAINLLLQGDHIEYITYLGDRKRYFRLKVSNWRDGFARRIEGMTKFNEILRQILEVRTPDTPEFNNNLKELIDFLDFVNQELPRLLHKWESRNK encoded by the coding sequence ATGATGCTAAGTGAAAAACAAAAGGTGATGGTTGAAAAAGTGGGCATTTCGCACGAAATGGCCGGTATGCAACCAGCGGCTGCCCGTATTATGGGTCTGCTTTACGTAGCCGATAAGCCGGAGCTCACTTTTGATGAAATTACCGATTGCCTGCACATTGCTAAAAGTGCTACCAGCAATGCGATAAACCTGCTTTTGCAAGGCGATCACATTGAATACATCACGTACTTAGGCGATCGTAAACGTTATTTTAGGTTAAAGGTCTCTAATTGGCGGGATGGTTTTGCCAGAAGAATTGAAGGCATGACCAAGTTTAACGAAATTTTACGGCAGATTTTAGAAGTACGTACACCAGATACTCCGGAATTCAACAACAATTTAAAGGAGTTGATTGATTTCCTGGATTTTGTAAACCAGGAATTGCCCCGTTTATTACATAAGTGGGAAAGCAGAAATAAATAA